The Ignicoccus hospitalis KIN4/I genome includes the window ATAAAGGCCCAAGGGGGCCTCTACATAAAGGAGCTGGTGAGCGGGGACGAGGGGAGGACCGAACCCTCCTTCAGCTCCTTCTTAGGGAAGGAAGCGACCTGCGCGAGCTTGGACGTTGTCTGGGTCTCCTTGCCACAGGCCGAGCTTCGAGGCGGAGGAGAGGAGCGCGGATAGCACCCTTTCGTCCCTCCCGAAGAACAGGTTGCCCACCACGCTCACCTCGTCCGTGGGGAAGGACTCGTAAACCTCCGGCACGGGGACGCCGGCCCTCTTGATAATCAAGTAGGCCCCGGCGACGTCCACGTTCCTTATCTTGTTCCTAACGTCCACGAGCGCCAACAGCTTCCCCCTCGCGACGTTTACCATGTCGAGCGCTATGGCCCCTGGCACCCTTACCTTGGGCCTTCCCAAGAGCTTCCTCAGCTCTACTAAGTACTTGCTCTGCCTCTCGTCCTCGGGCTCGCCGTAGAATACCAACACCTTCTCCGGGGCCCCGGGAATAACCTCGCCCTCCCCGGAGTAGGCCTTGTCGGAGGCGGAGTAGCAAGGGTGCCCGAAGCCCGGGCAGACGGCCGAGGCCACCAAGGTTGAGAAGTCCTCCCCCTCGGCTATGGCCACGCTCACCGCCCAGTGGGGGGAGCCCACGGCGTAGTTCAAGCTCCCGTCCAAGGGGTCCACCACAGCGTAGGGAGGCCCCTCGCCCACCACCCCCTTCTCTTCGGTAACTATACCCCCTTTGAAGCCTTCTTCTCTCAACGTTTTTATTATTAAGTCCTCCACTTCTAAGTCTATTTTCCTGCTCACGTCGCTCTTGTGCTCTTCTACGACCTTCAAGTAACTTTCGTCTAAGAACTTAGACCTCAAGAAGTCCCTAGCCCTTTCGGCTACCTTTAAGGCGAGCTTACGGGGTCCTTCCAACCTCTCCCACCTCCGCCCCTCTGCGCTCTAAGAACTTCACTATTTCCTCAACCGCCTTCTCGACGTCCTCCTCCGGAACCCCGGGGACCCCGGCGCCCGCTACCAGCGCGTTCTTAGTGTTCAAGGTAACCATGGTCCTCCTCGAGTCCCTATATGGAAAGAGGTGCATGGGCCCCTTCTCGTCGGCCAAGACTATTTCTATCCCTTTCAGCTCGAAGGGGTCGGAGCCTATGGGCTCGAAGGGTTCGCCCCTTTCAGCCCTCCTCAGCGTCATATTACCAACTACGTTGTCTAAGTCGTAAATTCCTATAGGTACTAGGTATTTCAAGCTTATCGCGTTGCCCAAGTCCACGAGCGAGTTTATCCTCGGCAGCCTCCCCCTCAGGGCCCTCCTCGCGAGGGCCTCGGAGGAGGGCCTCACCTTGGTGGGGTCTATCCCCATGTCCCACATGAACTTCCTATACGCCCTTACCTTCGGGTCCTCCTTTAGGGACTCTAAGGTGAGCCTCGCGCGGGCCC containing:
- a CDS encoding inositol monophosphatase family protein encodes the protein MEGPRKLALKVAERARDFLRSKFLDESYLKVVEEHKSDVSRKIDLEVEDLIIKTLREEGFKGGIVTEEKGVVGEGPPYAVVDPLDGSLNYAVGSPHWAVSVAIAEGEDFSTLVASAVCPGFGHPCYSASDKAYSGEGEVIPGAPEKVLVFYGEPEDERQSKYLVELRKLLGRPKVRVPGAIALDMVNVARGKLLALVDVRNKIRNVDVAGAYLIIKRAGVPVPEVYESFPTDEVSVVGNLFFGRDERVLSALLSSASKLGLWQGDPDNVQARAGRFLP
- a CDS encoding B3/4 domain-containing protein, coding for MISRDAYSKEKGAYLYFAVVKGVEVKEADDEVEALLREAEEGARARLTLESLKEDPKVRAYRKFMWDMGIDPTKVRPSSEALARRALRGRLPRINSLVDLGNAISLKYLVPIGIYDLDNVVGNMTLRRAERGEPFEPIGSDPFELKGIEIVLADEKGPMHLFPYRDSRRTMVTLNTKNALVAGAGVPGVPEEDVEKAVEEIVKFLERRGAEVGEVGRTP